One Blattabacterium cuenoti DNA window includes the following coding sequences:
- a CDS encoding aldehyde dehydrogenase family protein, whose protein sequence is MNMNNNKFQTINPVDNSIINTYSFLSEKDILEKISIAHKAYEEWKNTSFSYRIKQIIKLSFCMKKTIDIISYLITQEMGKPIYQSKSEVNKSIKLCEYYSSIKESVFFKNITTTEYEKSYVRFESIGAILGIMPWNYPIWQTIRYAIPNLLLGNVILLKPAFNTTGCSILLEKIFIESGFPKGVFQVLLIDIPKIESVISNSTIQGVTFTGSHFAGSHIGYLSGKYIKKSVLELGGNDAFVVLKDVKNIEETGKIATKSRLNNTGQTCISAKRFVVDNSISDYFIDIVIQEMKKYQRGDLYDESTKIGYISRSDLSEKLYKQYNNIIANEAKICLSSVREKNFFSPSLLKIKNNNISSNKEELFGPIGLIYTFFDEQEIPSIVNSTCYGLGASIWTEDLEKAEELSKKIQTGMVFINEVVKSDPRFPFGGIKKSGYGRELSVLSIKEFSNWKTIIIKK, encoded by the coding sequence ATGAATATGAATAATAATAAGTTTCAAACCATTAATCCGGTTGATAATAGTATAATTAACACTTATTCTTTTCTTTCTGAAAAAGATATTTTAGAAAAAATATCTATAGCTCATAAAGCATATGAAGAATGGAAAAACACTTCTTTTTCTTATAGAATTAAACAGATTATTAAACTGTCTTTTTGCATGAAAAAGACTATAGATATCATATCGTATTTAATTACTCAGGAGATGGGAAAACCCATATATCAATCAAAATCAGAAGTCAATAAAAGCATAAAATTGTGCGAGTATTATTCTTCTATTAAAGAATCTGTTTTTTTTAAAAATATAACAACTACAGAATATGAAAAATCTTATGTTAGATTTGAATCAATAGGTGCTATATTAGGGATTATGCCTTGGAATTATCCAATATGGCAGACTATAAGATATGCCATTCCTAACTTGTTATTAGGAAATGTAATTCTTTTAAAACCCGCTTTTAATACTACAGGTTGTTCTATTCTTTTAGAAAAAATATTTATTGAATCTGGATTTCCAAAAGGGGTTTTTCAAGTTCTTTTAATAGATATTCCTAAAATAGAATCAGTTATATCTAATTCTACAATACAAGGAGTTACTTTTACAGGAAGTCATTTTGCTGGAAGTCATATAGGATATTTATCCGGAAAATATATTAAAAAATCTGTTTTAGAGTTAGGTGGTAATGACGCTTTTGTAGTTCTAAAAGATGTGAAAAACATAGAAGAAACTGGAAAAATTGCAACAAAATCTAGATTAAACAATACAGGCCAAACATGTATTTCAGCTAAAAGATTTGTTGTGGATAATTCCATTTCAGATTATTTTATAGATATTGTAATTCAAGAAATGAAAAAATATCAGAGAGGAGATTTATATGATGAATCTACTAAAATAGGTTATATTTCTCGTTCTGATTTATCTGAAAAATTATATAAACAATACAATAATATTATTGCTAATGAAGCAAAAATCTGTCTCTCTTCTGTAAGAGAAAAAAATTTTTTTTCTCCATCTTTATTGAAAATAAAAAATAATAATATTTCTTCAAATAAAGAGGAACTATTTGGGCCAATAGGATTGATATATACTTTTTTTGATGAACAAGAAATTCCATCTATTGTGAATTCTACATGTTATGGATTAGGTGCTTCCATTTGGACAGAAGATTTAGAAAAGGCGGAGGAATTATCCAAAAAAATTCAGACGGGTATGGTATTTATCAATGAAGTAGTAAAGTCTGATCCTCGTTTTCCTTTTGGAGGAATAAAAAAATCTGGATATGGAAGAGAGCTTTCTGTTCTGTCAATAAAAGAATTTTCTAATTGGAAAACTATTATAATCAAAAAATAA
- the rpoN gene encoding RNA polymerase factor sigma-54, whose amino-acid sequence MLKQKLLQKGQQKLSPQQIKLMKLVQLSTLDFEQRVKQELEENTALELEEDCYNNKDNNIIIDHNKNRITDVRSDENSEIFDFSDDENGIINDSSADLSSKKNLDEIIIDNNNHNFIKQYRGGFGKDISIISGISFQEYLKSQLHTFRFLNQEDLLIADFILGNIDEDGYLRRDLTALSDDILLILGISVSVKKIEKLLLNYIQKLDPIGVGSRNLQECLLLQLKNKKKSSEINFAKKIVQDYFKFFTKKHYQKLQNKLGTTKKNLRKAISKIEKLNPKPGKIYSGNAKNLDDFDNLIPDFTICIVDGKLELSLNQRNTPEVKISSLYLEMLKSYNCSKKIKNIKNDENAIMFIKQKIDSAKWFVDAIKQRKDTLMLTMNAIMDYQKEYFLTGDPYQIKPMILKNISQKIGVGISTVSRVANSKYVNTPYGTFLIKSFFSEKMINEEGEEISSIEIKKLLGDSIEKENKKSPLTDEKLSNILKRKGYPIARRTVAKYRSQMQIPVARMRKIL is encoded by the coding sequence ATGTTAAAACAAAAATTATTACAAAAAGGACAACAAAAGCTTTCCCCCCAACAAATTAAACTAATGAAATTAGTACAATTATCTACTTTGGATTTTGAACAAAGAGTAAAACAAGAATTGGAAGAAAATACAGCATTAGAATTAGAAGAAGATTGTTATAATAATAAAGATAATAATATTATTATCGATCATAACAAAAATAGAATCACAGATGTTCGTTCTGATGAAAATTCTGAAATTTTTGATTTTTCAGATGATGAAAATGGAATAATAAATGATTCCTCTGCAGATCTTTCTTCTAAAAAAAATTTAGACGAAATTATAATAGATAACAATAATCATAATTTTATAAAACAATATAGAGGGGGATTCGGAAAAGATATTTCCATAATTTCGGGAATTTCTTTTCAAGAATATTTAAAAAGTCAATTACATACTTTTCGTTTTTTAAATCAGGAAGATTTATTGATAGCAGATTTTATATTAGGAAATATCGACGAAGATGGTTATCTCAGAAGAGATCTCACAGCCCTATCTGATGATATACTTCTGATTCTTGGAATATCAGTATCTGTCAAAAAGATTGAAAAATTGCTTTTAAACTATATTCAAAAGTTAGATCCTATAGGAGTAGGATCTAGAAATTTACAAGAATGTCTTCTTTTACAATTAAAAAATAAAAAAAAATCATCAGAAATAAATTTTGCAAAAAAAATTGTCCAAGATTATTTCAAGTTTTTTACAAAAAAACATTATCAAAAATTGCAAAATAAGTTAGGAACAACAAAAAAAAATTTAAGAAAAGCCATTTCTAAAATAGAAAAGTTAAATCCAAAACCAGGTAAGATTTATTCTGGAAACGCTAAAAATTTAGATGATTTTGATAATCTTATTCCAGATTTTACTATCTGCATAGTAGATGGAAAATTAGAACTTTCTTTAAATCAAAGAAATACTCCAGAAGTAAAAATTTCATCTTTATATTTAGAGATGTTAAAATCTTATAATTGTTCAAAGAAAATAAAAAATATAAAAAATGACGAAAATGCTATTATGTTTATAAAACAAAAAATTGATTCAGCAAAGTGGTTTGTTGATGCTATTAAACAACGAAAAGATACATTAATGTTAACAATGAATGCTATTATGGATTATCAAAAAGAATATTTTTTAACTGGAGATCCATATCAAATAAAACCTATGATTTTAAAAAACATTTCACAAAAAATTGGAGTAGGGATATCAACTGTCTCTCGTGTTGCTAACAGTAAATATGTAAATACACCATATGGAACTTTTTTAATAAAAAGTTTTTTTTCAGAAAAAATGATTAACGAAGAAGGAGAAGAAATTTCTTCAATTGAAATAAAAAAATTATTAGGAGATTCTATTGAAAAAGAAAATAAAAAAAGCCCTTTAACTGATGAAAAGTTATCAAATATTCTCAAAAGAAAAGGCTATCCAATAGCTAGACGTACTGTAGCAAAATATAGATCTCAAATGCAGATTCCTGTTGCAAGAATGCGAAAAATTTTATAA
- a CDS encoding type B 50S ribosomal protein L31 — protein MRKKIHPKNYRPVVFKDINNEKILICRSTVETKDSIQINGLDYPLYKMEVSSFSHPFFTGEKRFLGKTGPAERFKKKYEKYNNINKKK, from the coding sequence ATGAGAAAAAAAATACATCCAAAAAATTATAGACCTGTTGTTTTTAAAGATATTAACAACGAAAAAATATTAATATGCAGATCTACAGTAGAAACAAAAGATTCTATTCAAATAAATGGACTAGATTATCCTCTATATAAAATGGAAGTATCTAGTTTTTCACATCCTTTTTTTACTGGAGAAAAAAGATTTCTAGGAAAAACAGGTCCCGCAGAAAGGTTTAAAAAAAAATATGAAAAATATAATAATATAAATAAAAAGAAGTAA
- a CDS encoding 3-oxoacyl-ACP synthase III family protein — protein sequence MIRSVITGTGHYLPKKIVKSNHFLKHTFYDQKGLKINKSNEDIIKKFQKITEIEERRYINNNNLFNSDIATIAAKKALINSKIDKEKIDYIISAHNYGDINPISFQSDLMPSIAARVKNKLQIKNRKCRPYDMIFGCTGWIEGMILADQLLRSRYANNILITSSETLSKVIDPHDRNAMIFSDGAGAAVLSAIDDIKDENNGIIYYDSQCNNNEELHYLTNGPSLNPSYKKSLVNIKMNGRRIYEYALTEVPNMLKNILDHADLHIKDIKKILIHQANAKMDYAILKRLLKLYNDSSFFFKNKYFYSNLMPMTIQKFGNSSVATVPTLLDLILQGKMPPHEIHPGDTILMASLGAGMNINGMIYRFPLNQ from the coding sequence ATGATTCGATCAGTTATTACAGGAACTGGACATTATTTACCAAAAAAGATTGTAAAAAGCAATCATTTTTTAAAACATACATTTTACGATCAAAAAGGATTAAAAATCAATAAATCTAATGAAGATATTATTAAAAAATTTCAAAAAATAACCGAAATAGAAGAAAGAAGATACATTAATAATAATAATTTATTTAATTCAGATATTGCTACTATTGCTGCAAAAAAAGCTTTGATCAATTCCAAAATTGATAAAGAAAAAATAGATTATATTATATCTGCTCACAATTATGGAGATATCAATCCTATTTCTTTTCAATCTGATTTGATGCCTTCGATAGCAGCTAGAGTGAAGAATAAACTTCAAATAAAAAATAGAAAATGTCGTCCATATGATATGATTTTTGGATGTACAGGATGGATCGAAGGGATGATTTTAGCAGATCAACTTTTACGATCTAGGTATGCTAATAATATTTTGATTACAAGTTCTGAGACTTTATCTAAAGTTATAGATCCACATGATAGAAATGCAATGATTTTTTCGGATGGAGCAGGAGCCGCAGTGTTATCTGCAATTGATGATATAAAAGATGAAAATAACGGGATAATTTATTATGATTCTCAATGCAATAACAATGAGGAATTACATTATTTAACTAATGGACCTTCTTTGAATCCTAGTTATAAGAAATCTTTAGTCAATATTAAAATGAATGGAAGACGGATTTATGAATACGCATTAACAGAAGTTCCCAATATGCTAAAAAATATATTGGACCATGCGGATTTACATATTAAAGATATTAAAAAAATTCTTATTCATCAAGCAAATGCTAAAATGGATTATGCTATTTTGAAAAGATTGTTGAAATTGTACAATGATTCTTCTTTTTTTTTTAAAAACAAATATTTTTATTCAAATTTAATGCCAATGACTATCCAAAAATTTGGAAATTCTTCTGTTGCTACTGTTCCTACTTTATTAGATTTAATTCTTCAAGGAAAAATGCCTCCTCATGAAATTCATCCTGGAGATACTATTTTAATGGCATCATTAGGAGCGGGAATGAATATTAATGGAATGATTTATCGTTTTCCACTAAATCAATAA
- the metE gene encoding 5-methyltetrahydropteroyltriglutamate--homocysteine S-methyltransferase, giving the protein MLKHNLGYPRIGIRRELKKACESYWGNKIDSKKLFDVGKQIREENWKIQEKSGMDLIPCNDFSFYDHVLDMSLLLGAIPESYKEIVHDTTNDDSSSNQKIEIYFAMARGIQKKGLDIKAMEMTKWFNTNYHYIVPEFYKNQKFSIFSRKIFDEFEEAKKILKSIPKPVVIGPVSYLFLGKEKEKENFHKMDLIENIVPIYIKVINSLKKRGSNWIQLDEPILVFDDLSKKVVEAFQYSYQEISKHCSEINILLTSYFDGISENISILREFSSSINALHVDLIEDPDQLEKVLSFLSDTKMILSLGLIDGRNIWKNNYVNSIKNIERSIKVLGEKRVMIAPSCSLIHIPLDIEYEYSIHSDIKNRMVFAKQKIYELKDLEDIMKGNKDLLSQNLMSLKKTKSSFLFHDQKVKEKVKQVRDLDFQRKSPFNIRQKKQNKKFNLPVFPTTTIGSFPQTKEIRTLRNKFKKKEFSQEEYEKKIKEFIVYVIKKQEEINLDVLVHGEFERNDMVEFFSDKLKGFISTENGWVQSYGSRCVKPPIIYGDVTRNKNITTKYICFAQSQTEKLMKGMLTGPVTILQWSFVRNDQPIFTTAYQIALSIRDEVKDLEDSGIQIIQIDEPAIREGLPLKKKKWKFYFDWTVKAFRISSSVVKDETQIHTHMCYSEFNDILPHIENLDADVLTIETSRSKMELLESFSKYSYPNEIGPGVYDIHSPRIPTVKEIFDLIKKASNRFPIKNIWVNPDCGLKTRKWNEVMKSLKNMTKAAKIAREKLLNNPILNNNQKS; this is encoded by the coding sequence ATGCTAAAACATAATTTAGGTTATCCTCGTATAGGAATACGAAGAGAATTAAAAAAAGCTTGCGAATCTTATTGGGGAAATAAAATTGATTCAAAAAAATTGTTTGATGTTGGAAAACAAATACGAGAAGAAAATTGGAAAATACAAGAAAAATCCGGGATGGATTTGATCCCATGTAATGATTTTAGTTTTTATGATCATGTACTAGATATGTCTTTATTATTAGGGGCAATTCCAGAATCTTATAAAGAAATAGTTCATGATACTACTAATGATGATAGTAGTAGTAATCAGAAGATAGAGATTTATTTTGCAATGGCTAGAGGGATTCAAAAAAAAGGATTGGATATAAAAGCTATGGAGATGACTAAGTGGTTCAATACTAATTATCATTACATAGTCCCCGAATTTTACAAAAATCAAAAATTTAGTATTTTTTCAAGAAAAATATTCGATGAATTTGAAGAAGCAAAAAAAATATTAAAATCAATTCCAAAACCGGTTGTGATAGGTCCTGTTTCTTACCTTTTTTTAGGAAAAGAAAAAGAAAAGGAAAATTTTCATAAGATGGATTTGATTGAAAATATTGTTCCTATTTATATAAAAGTAATCAATTCTTTAAAAAAGAGAGGTTCTAATTGGATACAATTGGACGAGCCAATTTTAGTTTTTGATGATTTATCTAAAAAAGTAGTAGAGGCGTTTCAATATTCTTATCAAGAAATTTCTAAACATTGTTCTGAAATTAATATTCTATTAACATCCTACTTTGATGGAATTTCAGAAAACATTTCTATTCTTAGAGAGTTTTCTTCTTCTATAAATGCTTTGCATGTTGATTTAATAGAAGATCCAGATCAATTAGAAAAAGTGCTTAGTTTTTTGAGTGATACAAAAATGATTTTATCTTTAGGGTTAATAGATGGAAGAAATATTTGGAAAAATAATTATGTGAATTCCATTAAGAATATCGAAAGATCAATAAAAGTGTTAGGAGAAAAACGTGTTATGATTGCTCCCAGTTGTTCTCTGATACATATCCCCCTCGATATAGAATATGAATATTCCATTCATTCAGATATAAAAAATAGAATGGTTTTTGCAAAACAAAAGATATATGAATTAAAAGATTTAGAAGATATTATGAAAGGGAATAAGGATTTATTATCTCAAAATTTGATGTCTTTAAAAAAAACAAAAAGTTCTTTTCTTTTTCATGATCAAAAAGTGAAAGAAAAAGTAAAACAAGTAAGAGACTTAGATTTTCAAAGAAAAAGTCCTTTTAACATTCGACAAAAAAAACAAAATAAAAAATTTAATCTTCCTGTATTTCCCACTACGACCATTGGTTCCTTTCCACAGACTAAAGAAATTCGTACTTTACGAAATAAGTTTAAAAAAAAAGAATTTAGTCAAGAAGAATATGAAAAAAAAATTAAGGAATTTATTGTATATGTTATAAAGAAACAAGAAGAAATCAATTTAGATGTTTTAGTACATGGAGAATTTGAGAGGAATGATATGGTCGAATTTTTTTCAGATAAACTAAAAGGATTTATTTCTACTGAAAATGGGTGGGTTCAAAGTTATGGAAGTCGCTGCGTGAAACCTCCAATTATTTATGGAGATGTTACTCGGAATAAAAATATTACCACTAAATATATCTGTTTTGCTCAGTCCCAAACTGAAAAATTAATGAAGGGGATGTTGACTGGACCTGTAACTATTTTACAGTGGTCTTTTGTAAGAAATGATCAACCTATTTTTACTACGGCTTATCAGATTGCTTTATCTATTAGAGATGAAGTAAAGGATTTAGAAGATTCTGGTATTCAAATAATTCAAATTGATGAACCAGCAATTAGAGAAGGATTACCTTTGAAAAAAAAAAAGTGGAAATTTTATTTTGATTGGACAGTTAAAGCTTTTCGGATTTCTTCAAGTGTAGTAAAAGATGAAACTCAAATTCATACACATATGTGTTATAGTGAATTTAATGACATATTACCTCATATAGAAAATCTAGATGCAGATGTTCTAACAATAGAAACATCAAGATCTAAAATGGAATTGTTAGAATCTTTTTCAAAATATTCTTATCCAAATGAAATAGGCCCCGGGGTATATGATATTCATTCTCCAAGAATTCCTACTGTAAAAGAAATATTTGATTTAATTAAAAAAGCTTCTAATAGGTTTCCAATTAAAAATATTTGGGTGAATCCAGATTGTGGTTTAAAAACTAGAAAATGGAATGAAGTAATGAAATCACTTAAAAATATGACAAAAGCTGCAAAAATAGCTAGAGAAAAATTATTAAATAATCCTATCCTAAATAATAATCAGAAATCATAA
- a CDS encoding putative sugar nucleotidyl transferase: MDFFILYDGIEWENLFPITFTRPVSEIRLGIFTLRERWEKYMGGKAVILTQPYLSKKYSFGISRNNVFRNILLINSSFIPNEELIQILFKLKENEAIVCNNKIVAFRESYFSYSDASEASLIIKKKKKYKKVYPLNKIVYIQYPWDLFIHNEIVLKQDFFSFFKKKKSCSILGNNQILLKEKIFLEEEIVAENIVLNANTGPIYLGKGVQIMEGSMIRGPVAICQKATLNMGTKVYGSTTIGPFCKVGGEIRNSILFSYSNKAHDGFLGNTILGEWCNLGAGTNISNLRNDYSKVTVWNYKKKDFYPIDVQFFGMIMGDHSKSAINTPFNTATIVGVNANIFGYGFPPRYISSFSFGGIQNKKLILFRKVCETAEIMMKRRNVHFSFLDKEILEYLYINRLEKKE; the protein is encoded by the coding sequence ATGGATTTTTTTATATTATATGATGGGATAGAATGGGAAAATTTGTTTCCTATTACATTCACTAGACCAGTATCTGAAATTCGTTTAGGAATTTTTACTCTAAGAGAAAGATGGGAAAAATATATGGGGGGAAAAGCAGTAATTCTTACCCAGCCATATCTTTCAAAAAAATATTCTTTTGGGATTAGTAGAAACAATGTATTTAGAAACATTTTACTAATCAACTCTTCATTTATTCCAAATGAAGAGTTGATTCAAATTCTTTTCAAATTAAAAGAAAATGAAGCGATTGTTTGCAACAATAAGATTGTTGCTTTTAGAGAATCTTATTTTTCCTATTCCGATGCATCGGAGGCATCTCTTATTATTAAAAAAAAGAAAAAATACAAAAAAGTTTATCCCCTAAATAAAATTGTTTATATTCAATATCCATGGGATCTATTTATCCATAACGAAATTGTATTAAAACAAGATTTTTTTTCTTTTTTTAAGAAAAAAAAATCTTGTTCTATTTTAGGAAATAACCAGATTCTTTTGAAAGAAAAAATATTTCTGGAAGAAGAAATAGTTGCAGAAAATATTGTACTCAACGCGAATACAGGTCCAATATATCTTGGAAAAGGAGTTCAAATTATGGAAGGATCCATGATTAGAGGCCCCGTCGCGATTTGTCAGAAAGCAACATTAAACATGGGGACTAAAGTATATGGATCGACAACTATTGGTCCATTTTGTAAAGTAGGTGGAGAAATAAGAAATTCTATTCTATTTTCTTATTCGAACAAAGCTCATGATGGTTTTTTAGGAAATACTATTTTGGGAGAATGGTGTAATTTAGGAGCTGGAACGAATATTTCGAATTTAAGAAATGATTATTCTAAAGTAACAGTTTGGAATTATAAAAAAAAGGATTTTTATCCTATTGATGTACAATTTTTTGGGATGATTATGGGAGATCATTCTAAATCTGCTATCAATACCCCATTTAATACTGCTACAATAGTTGGTGTTAATGCAAATATTTTTGGATATGGATTTCCTCCTAGATACATTTCTTCATTCTCTTTTGGAGGAATACAAAATAAGAAATTGATTCTTTTTAGGAAGGTTTGTGAAACAGCTGAAATTATGATGAAAAGAAGAAATGTCCATTTTTCTTTTTTGGATAAAGAAATTTTAGAATACTTATATATAAATAGATTAGAAAAGAAAGAATGA
- a CDS encoding SufE family protein: MTLQEKEEEIKKEFILLKDWEEKYEYLIDLGRNLPEKSIDFRSDDKLIYGCQSQVWLGAQLKGVRVFFDADSDALLPRGMAALMIRLYSGQIPFEIISSNANFISEIGLKTFLSPIRSNGLFLFLKKIKLYAICFQEKISIQTSRKVT; encoded by the coding sequence ATGACGTTACAGGAAAAAGAAGAAGAAATTAAAAAAGAATTTATTCTTCTCAAAGATTGGGAAGAGAAATATGAATATCTTATAGATTTAGGAAGAAATTTGCCCGAAAAATCGATTGATTTTAGATCAGATGATAAATTAATTTATGGATGTCAATCTCAAGTTTGGCTAGGTGCCCAATTAAAAGGAGTACGTGTTTTTTTTGATGCAGATAGTGACGCTTTGTTGCCTAGAGGTATGGCAGCTCTTATGATTCGTCTATATTCAGGACAGATTCCTTTTGAAATCATTTCATCAAATGCAAATTTTATTTCTGAAATAGGTTTGAAAACATTTTTATCTCCAATTCGATCTAATGGTCTATTTTTATTTTTGAAAAAGATTAAGTTGTATGCGATTTGTTTTCAAGAAAAAATTTCTATTCAAACGAGTAGAAAAGTTACATAG
- a CDS encoding GH3 auxin-responsive promoter family protein, with protein MKSLSGYFTSAFLKKRIKNIEHIIRNPIGTQHQLMQKLIVYAKNTEFGKKYGFCNIKKYKQFSERIPISKYMDLHPIIKRIRKGEKNVLWPGQVKWFARSSGTTNTKSKYIPVTKNSMNECHYKAGKDMLSIYIHNHPKTKVFFGKSLRLGGSFELYKKYNTFYGDLSSILIKNLPFWAEYISIPNKKIALISEWEKKLETLVKETLYKDVRILLGVCSWLLIFLNQLLQTSKKNKIDEIWKNIEVIFHGGVSFKPYISQYNNLFSNSINYYEVYSASEGFFAIQDQKNEKDLLLLLDHGIFYEFIPMEEFELPYQKIIPIEKVELNKNYAIVISTNAGLWRYIVGDTIKFTSLSPYRILISGRTTHYINSFGEELIIENAEKALHMACIKTDSIIHEYTAGPIYMNQKNSGAHEWIIEFKEPPKNLNNFRDLLDEELKSLNSDYEIKRDKNIILRPPVIYVARNGLFYDWLKKQKKLGGQNKVPRLSNDRKYIDSLLNM; from the coding sequence ATGAAGTCTTTATCTGGATATTTTACATCTGCTTTTCTAAAAAAAAGAATTAAAAATATAGAACATATTATCCGGAATCCAATAGGTACCCAACATCAATTAATGCAAAAATTGATTGTATATGCAAAAAATACTGAATTTGGAAAAAAATATGGATTTTGCAACATCAAAAAATACAAACAATTTTCTGAAAGAATCCCCATCTCTAAATATATGGATTTACATCCTATAATTAAAAGAATCAGAAAAGGAGAAAAAAATGTTCTTTGGCCCGGTCAAGTAAAATGGTTCGCCAGATCATCTGGAACTACAAATACAAAAAGTAAGTATATTCCTGTGACTAAGAATTCTATGAATGAATGTCATTACAAAGCAGGAAAAGATATGTTATCTATATACATTCATAATCATCCCAAAACGAAAGTTTTTTTCGGAAAATCTCTTCGTTTAGGAGGAAGTTTCGAGTTATACAAAAAGTACAATACTTTTTATGGAGACTTATCTTCTATTTTGATAAAAAACCTTCCATTTTGGGCGGAATATATTAGTATTCCAAATAAAAAAATTGCTTTAATAAGTGAATGGGAAAAAAAATTAGAAACCCTTGTTAAAGAAACATTATATAAAGATGTCCGCATTCTTTTAGGAGTTTGTTCTTGGTTACTAATTTTTTTAAACCAATTATTACAAACATCTAAAAAAAACAAAATAGATGAAATATGGAAAAACATAGAAGTGATTTTCCATGGAGGTGTAAGTTTTAAACCATATATTTCACAATACAATAATTTATTCTCTAACTCTATTAATTATTATGAAGTATACAGCGCATCAGAAGGTTTTTTTGCAATACAGGATCAAAAAAATGAAAAAGATCTTTTACTATTATTAGATCATGGAATTTTTTATGAATTTATTCCCATGGAAGAATTCGAGCTCCCTTATCAAAAAATTATTCCTATTGAAAAAGTAGAATTGAACAAAAATTATGCAATTGTTATTTCTACAAACGCTGGATTATGGAGATATATAGTTGGCGACACAATAAAATTCACTAGTTTATCTCCATATAGAATTCTTATTTCTGGAAGAACTACCCATTATATAAATTCTTTTGGAGAAGAATTAATTATTGAAAATGCGGAAAAAGCATTACACATGGCTTGTATAAAAACTGATTCTATTATTCATGAATATACAGCAGGGCCTATTTATATGAATCAGAAAAATTCGGGAGCTCATGAATGGATTATAGAATTTAAAGAACCACCAAAAAATTTAAACAATTTTAGAGATCTTTTAGATGAAGAATTAAAATCTTTGAATTCGGATTATGAAATTAAACGGGATAAGAATATAATTTTACGTCCTCCTGTTATATATGTTGCTAGAAATGGATTGTTTTACGATTGGTTAAAAAAACAGAAAAAATTAGGGGGACAAAATAAAGTCCCCCGATTGTCTAATGATAGAAAATATATAGATTCTCTGTTAAATATGTAG
- the ubiE gene encoding bifunctional demethylmenaquinone methyltransferase/2-methoxy-6-polyprenyl-1,4-benzoquinol methylase UbiE, translated as MNKDPLFSNEKELTKMFDDISSRYDFLNHVLSFGIDFLWRKKAVNLLNHINKKKKILDVATGTGDFAILIAKKFHDTNVIGMDPSYKMLKIAQKKIKNHFLEKRVQIIQGYSQNIPFKNDTFDGVTISFGFRNFQCFHISLKEIYRILKPLGFLEILEFSHPSNICIKKLYYFYSHFILPKIGSYLSKNYFAYNYLQESIKSFSYYGNKMKKFLKYHRFNPIHTKKLTFGIASIYLSKKIVSSK; from the coding sequence ATGAACAAAGATCCTCTTTTCTCAAATGAAAAAGAATTAACAAAAATGTTTGACGACATTTCTTCAAGATATGATTTTCTGAATCATGTTTTGTCTTTTGGAATAGATTTTCTTTGGAGAAAGAAAGCAGTGAATCTTCTAAATCACATTAATAAAAAAAAAAAAATATTAGATGTAGCTACTGGAACTGGAGATTTTGCTATACTAATTGCTAAAAAATTTCATGACACTAATGTGATAGGTATGGATCCATCTTACAAAATGCTAAAAATAGCTCAAAAAAAAATAAAAAATCATTTTCTTGAAAAAAGAGTTCAAATTATTCAGGGCTATTCACAAAATATCCCATTTAAAAATGATACATTTGACGGGGTGACTATTTCTTTCGGTTTTAGAAATTTTCAGTGTTTTCACATTTCTTTAAAAGAAATATATAGAATCCTTAAACCTTTGGGTTTTTTAGAAATTTTAGAATTTTCTCATCCTTCAAATATTTGTATAAAAAAACTTTATTATTTTTATTCTCATTTTATTTTACCTAAAATTGGAAGTTATCTATCAAAAAATTATTTTGCCTATAACTATTTACAAGAATCTATTAAATCTTTTTCTTATTACGGAAATAAAATGAAAAAATTTTTAAAATACCACAGATTTAACCCCATTCATACAAAAAAATTAACATTTGGAATTGCATCTATTTATTTATCAAAAAAAATAGTTTCTTCTAAGTGA